Proteins encoded in a region of the Sphingomonas sp. HMP9 genome:
- a CDS encoding acyl-CoA dehydrogenase family protein, translating to MTNQFDLTDDQREIQDLARRFTADRITPHAAEWDEKHIFPRDTIKAAAEVGFAAIYVSEESGGIALGRLEAALIMEAMSYGCPSTSAFISIHNMAAWMIDRFGSAAVKDKYLPDLVTMDRLASYCLTEPGSGSDAAALKTRAVRDGDDWIVTGSKQFISGAGENEVYVTMVRTGEDGPKGISCLVIEKDMPGVSFGANEKKLGWHSQPTRQVIFDGVRVPAANMVGGEGEGFRIAMMGLDGGRLNIGACSLGGAQRCLDEAIAYTRDRKQFGKPIADFQNTQFMLADMATELEAARALLYIAAAKVTANAPDKTKFAAMAKRLATDTGSSVVDRALQLHGGYGYLQDYPIERFWRDLRVHSILEGTNQVMRMIVGRELTRQ from the coding sequence ATGACCAACCAGTTCGACCTCACCGACGACCAGCGCGAGATCCAGGACCTCGCGCGGCGATTTACCGCGGACCGGATCACCCCGCATGCCGCCGAGTGGGACGAGAAGCACATCTTCCCGCGTGATACGATCAAGGCGGCAGCGGAGGTCGGGTTCGCGGCGATCTATGTCAGCGAGGAGAGCGGCGGGATCGCGCTCGGGCGACTGGAAGCTGCGCTGATCATGGAGGCGATGTCGTATGGGTGCCCTTCGACGTCGGCGTTCATTAGCATCCATAACATGGCGGCGTGGATGATCGACCGGTTCGGGTCGGCCGCGGTGAAGGACAAGTATCTGCCCGATCTGGTGACGATGGATCGGCTGGCGAGCTATTGTCTGACCGAGCCGGGCTCTGGCTCGGATGCGGCGGCGCTCAAGACGCGTGCGGTTCGCGATGGCGACGACTGGATCGTGACGGGCTCGAAGCAGTTCATCTCGGGCGCGGGCGAGAACGAGGTGTATGTGACGATGGTCCGCACCGGGGAGGATGGGCCGAAGGGCATTTCCTGCCTTGTGATCGAGAAGGACATGCCGGGCGTGTCGTTCGGTGCGAACGAGAAGAAGCTCGGCTGGCATTCGCAGCCGACGCGGCAGGTGATCTTCGACGGCGTCCGCGTGCCGGCGGCGAACATGGTCGGCGGCGAGGGCGAGGGGTTCCGGATCGCGATGATGGGGCTCGACGGCGGGCGGCTGAACATCGGGGCGTGCTCGCTCGGCGGTGCGCAGCGGTGTCTCGACGAGGCGATCGCCTATACGCGCGACCGCAAGCAGTTCGGCAAGCCCATCGCGGATTTCCAGAACACGCAGTTCATGCTGGCGGACATGGCCACCGAGTTGGAGGCGGCGCGTGCGTTGCTCTACATCGCGGCGGCCAAGGTGACGGCGAACGCGCCCGACAAGACCAAGTTCGCGGCGATGGCGAAGCGGCTGGCGACAGATACGGGGTCTTCGGTGGTCGACCGCGCGTTGCAGCTGCATGGCGGCTATGGGTATCTGCAGGATTACCCGATCGAACGCTTCTGGCGCGACCTGCGCGTGCATTCGATCCTCGAGGGCACGAACCAGGTGATGCGGATGATCGTCGGGCGCGAGCTGACGCGGCAATGA
- a CDS encoding enoyl-CoA hydratase/isomerase family protein → MNDLITTVEGSVGRIRLNRPKALHALNLAMCEGVLEALEAWRGDASVEAIVVDHAPSLDGDPKGARGFCAGGDIRMLAASGATDGVEARAFFHAEYRMNHRLFTYAKSIVAVMDGITMGGGVGLALPCTYRVATENTKFAMPETGIGLFPDVGGGWYLSRLPGRIGQYLALTGHRLDGAECAALGLATHYLPSDTLDTAKARIAETPQDIAGVLDALSIAPPEAQILARKDDIDRLFASDVLEDIYAALEADGGEWTAKALATLKTKSPQTMKVSLRLLHEGAAMASFADEMRQEYAVGAHVVQRHDFIEGVRAVIVDKDNAPRWDPATPEDVTDHVIDQIFAPLPEAEAWTPG, encoded by the coding sequence ATGAATGACCTGATTACGACCGTCGAAGGGTCTGTCGGCCGGATTCGTCTGAACCGGCCCAAGGCGTTGCATGCGCTCAATCTGGCAATGTGCGAGGGGGTGCTGGAGGCGTTGGAGGCGTGGCGCGGGGATGCGTCGGTCGAGGCGATCGTCGTGGATCATGCACCCTCGCTGGATGGCGATCCCAAGGGCGCGCGCGGGTTCTGCGCGGGGGGCGATATCCGGATGCTAGCCGCGTCGGGCGCGACTGATGGTGTCGAGGCTCGGGCGTTTTTTCATGCCGAGTACCGGATGAACCACCGGCTGTTCACTTATGCCAAGTCGATCGTTGCGGTCATGGACGGGATCACGATGGGCGGCGGCGTCGGGCTCGCGCTGCCATGCACGTACCGGGTGGCGACCGAGAACACGAAGTTCGCGATGCCGGAGACGGGGATCGGGTTGTTTCCCGATGTGGGCGGCGGCTGGTATCTGTCGCGGTTGCCGGGGCGAATCGGGCAGTATCTGGCGCTGACCGGGCATCGGCTCGATGGTGCGGAGTGTGCCGCGCTGGGGTTGGCGACGCATTATCTGCCGAGCGACACGCTCGACACCGCTAAGGCGCGGATCGCGGAAACGCCGCAGGATATCGCCGGTGTGCTGGACGCGCTGTCGATCGCGCCGCCCGAAGCGCAGATCCTCGCACGCAAGGACGATATCGACCGGCTGTTCGCGTCGGACGTGCTCGAGGACATCTACGCCGCGCTCGAGGCCGATGGTGGTGAGTGGACTGCAAAGGCGCTCGCGACGCTCAAGACCAAGTCGCCGCAGACGATGAAGGTGTCGCTCCGGCTGCTTCACGAGGGTGCGGCGATGGCGAGTTTCGCGGACGAGATGCGCCAGGAATATGCCGTCGGCGCGCACGTCGTGCAGCGGCATGACTTCATCGAGGGCGTGCGCGCGGTGATCGTCGACAAGGACAATGCGCCGCGCTGGGATCCGGCGACGCCCGAGGACGTGACCGATCACGTGATCGACCAGATCTTCGCGCCACTGCCTGAAGCCGAGGCGTGGACGCCGGGCTAA